One stretch of Heliomicrobium undosum DNA includes these proteins:
- a CDS encoding response regulator, producing the protein MTRILIVEDEAKLRQHTAQFLAAEGFSVSEAGDGLAALQSFRTEKPDLILLDILLPELNGIQICRIIRQESAVPILMVTALGGEEDVLDGLEKGADDYIVKPFRMRELVARIRAVLRRQSLAQAPQSVLYLGELTLDIDGVRLLKKGEEVPLTATEFRLLAMMAKQPGRAFTRLQLLEGAIGEAFENYERTVDTHIFNLRKKIEDRTGKPRYIQTVFGIGYRFGEQR; encoded by the coding sequence GTGACGCGTATCCTGATCGTTGAAGACGAAGCGAAGCTCCGGCAACATACGGCCCAGTTTCTCGCTGCCGAAGGGTTCTCCGTCAGTGAGGCCGGCGACGGACTGGCGGCGTTGCAAAGCTTCCGGACGGAAAAACCGGATCTGATCCTCCTCGATATCCTGCTCCCCGAACTAAACGGCATCCAGATCTGCCGAATCATCCGTCAAGAGAGCGCAGTCCCCATCCTGATGGTGACCGCCCTCGGCGGCGAGGAGGACGTGCTGGACGGTCTGGAAAAGGGCGCCGATGATTATATCGTCAAACCTTTCCGTATGCGCGAACTGGTGGCGCGGATCCGGGCGGTCCTCCGGCGGCAGTCGCTGGCTCAGGCCCCCCAGTCGGTCCTCTATCTCGGTGAACTCACCCTCGACATCGACGGTGTCCGCCTCTTGAAAAAGGGCGAAGAGGTGCCATTGACGGCCACCGAGTTTCGCCTGCTCGCCATGATGGCCAAGCAGCCGGGGCGCGCCTTCACCCGGTTGCAACTCTTAGAAGGCGCTATCGGCGAGGCCTTTGAAAACTACGAGCGCACCGTGGACACCCATATTTTCAACCTGCGCAAAAAAATCGAAGACCGCACCGGCAAACCGCGCTATATCCAAACGGTTTTCGGTATCGGTTACCGCTTTGGAGAGCAGCGATGA
- a CDS encoding metallophosphoesterase, whose protein sequence is MAIIFALYGLLHYWIGLRGWQAFGHWVPAGQGWTYWATLVLLAAAYPLGRITEGKLPALLTEAMIRLGAYWLGALIYIVLLLGAVEAVLGLNRLLHFLPQHWLAAPQAAARAGMVAVALIAAIVAYGAWNARNPEVVRYEATIAKDAGEMKELKVAVVSDLHLGLLVHNGRLTRMVELVQAMEPDLVLLPGDVIDEDPGAFSEQEMQKTFGRLKPPLGIYAVPGNHEYIGGKWEEIFTHLEASGVRVLRDETVTVGGAVTIVGRDDLSRGRFTGEPRKELDELMARVNRAQPVLLMDHQPFHLEEAENQGVDVQLSGHTHRGQLFPGSLITGRLYENDWGLSTRGAMTAVVSSGFGTWGPPIRVGSRAEVVELKIRFTGPAGGGALPLSADKQ, encoded by the coding sequence TTGGCGATTATTTTCGCGTTGTATGGGTTGCTCCACTACTGGATCGGTCTCCGGGGATGGCAGGCCTTCGGCCACTGGGTCCCTGCGGGACAGGGATGGACATATTGGGCCACCCTCGTCCTGCTGGCTGCCGCCTACCCGCTCGGGCGGATCACAGAGGGCAAGCTGCCCGCATTGCTTACGGAGGCGATGATCCGGCTGGGCGCTTACTGGCTGGGGGCGTTGATTTACATCGTCCTCCTGCTCGGGGCGGTGGAGGCGGTGCTTGGTCTGAACCGGCTCCTGCACTTCCTGCCGCAACACTGGCTGGCGGCGCCGCAGGCGGCGGCTCGGGCGGGCATGGTCGCCGTCGCCCTGATCGCGGCGATTGTCGCTTACGGCGCCTGGAATGCCCGGAACCCGGAGGTGGTCCGCTATGAGGCGACCATCGCCAAGGACGCCGGAGAGATGAAAGAATTGAAGGTGGCCGTCGTCTCGGATCTGCATCTGGGACTGCTCGTACATAACGGGCGGCTCACCCGGATGGTCGAGTTGGTCCAGGCCATGGAACCGGATCTGGTGCTCTTGCCGGGCGATGTCATCGATGAGGATCCCGGCGCCTTTTCCGAGCAGGAGATGCAAAAGACCTTCGGCCGGCTGAAACCGCCCCTGGGCATCTATGCCGTGCCGGGCAACCACGAGTATATCGGCGGCAAGTGGGAAGAGATCTTTACCCATCTCGAGGCATCGGGTGTGCGGGTGCTCCGCGACGAGACGGTGACAGTGGGCGGCGCCGTCACCATCGTGGGCCGTGACGATCTCTCGCGGGGACGCTTTACCGGCGAACCGCGCAAGGAACTGGACGAACTGATGGCGCGCGTCAATCGCGCCCAGCCGGTGCTGCTGATGGACCACCAACCCTTTCACCTGGAGGAGGCGGAGAACCAAGGCGTCGATGTGCAACTCTCCGGCCATACCCATCGCGGGCAGTTGTTTCCCGGCAGTCTGATCACTGGGCGTCTCTACGAGAACGATTGGGGGCTCTCTACACGGGGGGCGATGACAGCGGTCGTATCCTCCGGTTTCGGCACCTGGGGACCGCCTATCCGGGTGGGAAGCCGCGCCGAAGTGGTGGAGTTGAAGATCCGCTTCACCGGTCCTGCGGGGGGAGGGGCTCTTCCTCTGTCGGCAGATAAACAGTGA
- a CDS encoding MFS transporter, with protein MGDATSLPLFTKPFAALLVATSLFISAYYLLMPVIPITLDALGAGKLEIGMTMGVFFVGSLFLRVIAGYLGDRYGRRALFWSCFFAVLPAPFLFLSPSIPKMALVQLIYGYAVGVFTVSSLSELAEMVDAPRLSQAVSIHSISLVIAKGLAPSLGLFLFQGWGTTMLLTLSFACAFLTGALLPFVRKLPRNRSESEAYGAESTEAELPGEEARAKSDRGASRAAIETGATTVVPFGQLLRSPDVLIPGFTLFFITFTNGAIVTMLPLFAGERAIAGFEWFFTANALAIILSRLVMQRLSGRAEVSLVQVSLALIALSVFALAFVETLATLLAVALLYGLGFGLMYPALTVLVLRRTPPSVKGSAMGVFTSFFDIGVTVGAFWAGFSEFWGFGAIYLSSAVLPAVGLLLFTVAYASRRDEAS; from the coding sequence ATGGGAGATGCGACGTCGCTGCCGTTGTTTACAAAACCCTTCGCCGCCTTGCTCGTGGCTACATCCCTGTTCATCAGCGCCTACTACCTGCTGATGCCGGTGATTCCGATCACCTTGGACGCGCTCGGCGCCGGCAAACTGGAAATCGGGATGACCATGGGCGTCTTTTTTGTGGGCTCCCTTTTTTTGCGCGTCATCGCCGGCTATTTGGGCGACCGGTATGGACGAAGAGCGCTTTTCTGGTCCTGTTTTTTTGCCGTCCTGCCGGCGCCCTTTTTGTTTCTCTCGCCTTCCATCCCCAAGATGGCGCTGGTCCAGTTGATCTACGGATATGCTGTCGGCGTTTTTACCGTTTCGTCTCTGTCGGAACTCGCCGAGATGGTCGACGCGCCCCGTTTGAGTCAGGCGGTGAGCATCCACAGCATCTCCCTGGTGATCGCCAAGGGACTGGCGCCTTCCTTGGGACTGTTCCTGTTTCAGGGCTGGGGAACGACAATGTTGTTGACCCTGTCTTTCGCCTGCGCCTTTCTGACGGGGGCGCTGCTGCCTTTTGTGCGCAAGCTGCCACGAAACAGGTCGGAGTCGGAGGCGTATGGGGCGGAATCAACTGAGGCCGAGTTGCCCGGAGAAGAAGCGCGCGCTAAAAGCGATAGGGGAGCGTCCAGAGCAGCAATTGAAACAGGCGCAACCACGGTGGTCCCTTTTGGTCAACTGCTCCGCAGCCCCGATGTGCTCATCCCCGGTTTCACCTTGTTTTTCATCACCTTTACCAACGGGGCCATCGTGACCATGCTGCCCCTCTTTGCCGGGGAGCGGGCGATTGCCGGGTTTGAGTGGTTCTTCACCGCCAACGCTTTGGCGATTATCCTTTCCCGGCTCGTCATGCAGCGTCTCTCCGGTCGGGCTGAGGTGTCGCTGGTCCAGGTGTCGCTGGCGCTGATCGCCTTGTCCGTCTTCGCCCTCGCCTTCGTAGAGACGCTGGCGACGCTGTTGGCGGTGGCCCTTCTGTACGGGCTCGGTTTCGGCCTCATGTATCCGGCACTGACCGTGTTAGTGCTCCGGCGCACCCCTCCATCGGTCAAGGGGAGCGCCATGGGGGTGTTCACGAGCTTTTTCGACATTGGCGTGACGGTAGGCGCTTTTTGGGCGGGGTTCAGCGAATTCTGGGGATTTGGCGCTATTTATCTCAGTTCCGCCGTGTTGCCGGCAGTGGGACTTTTGCTGTTCACTGTTGCTTACGCATCGAGAAGAGACGAGGCTTCATAG
- a CDS encoding sensor histidine kinase, giving the protein MRLRKRFFLYFLALILLTAGLNLAITASGSKLSFDRFTAQFRDAFAEAAGVAITAHYRAHGDLEGLTEEAVTPRELVVRFPRQFERDPDHGPPPFVNVPGGGTWTVIVEDSAGQIVLGPEGTTLAGAHAGYATAYPLEVDGRRIGLLRLLPKENSLLETARNFLIVPLVIRQVGTVIIASIIALIIAFFISNRLIQPIGVLAEAARSIARGNLGHRVTLTGGDELGELAADFNTMAARLEEDQRLRRQLQADVVHELRTPLAVCQSLFDALESGVATWDKEALTTLQEETGRMNRLVHDLHALSKAETRQLSFCKEWLYVGDLLERLEESFSAAARQKGVSFTVTAERETAGTLLYVDPDRTVQIFLNLLHNALRHTCPGGFISVDTQVRPGGIAIAVRDSGCGIAPEHLPHIFDRFYRIDESRTRRTGGSGLGLAIAREYALLQGGSISADSVPGQGSVFTVYLPTEEEPLPPQDR; this is encoded by the coding sequence ATGAGGCTGCGCAAGCGCTTTTTCCTCTACTTTCTGGCGCTGATCCTCTTGACGGCAGGCCTCAACCTGGCAATCACCGCCTCGGGTAGCAAGCTTTCGTTCGACCGGTTCACCGCCCAGTTCCGCGATGCCTTCGCCGAGGCCGCCGGGGTGGCGATCACCGCCCACTACCGCGCCCATGGCGACCTGGAAGGACTGACGGAAGAGGCCGTCACCCCACGGGAACTGGTGGTCCGCTTCCCGCGCCAGTTTGAGAGAGACCCGGACCATGGTCCGCCACCTTTCGTCAACGTTCCCGGCGGAGGCACCTGGACTGTCATCGTCGAAGACAGCGCCGGTCAAATCGTCCTCGGCCCCGAGGGAACGACTCTTGCCGGAGCGCATGCCGGCTACGCGACAGCCTATCCTCTCGAGGTCGACGGCCGCCGCATCGGCCTCTTGCGGCTCTTGCCCAAGGAAAACAGCCTCCTGGAAACGGCCCGCAACTTCCTCATCGTGCCCCTTGTCATCCGCCAGGTCGGAACGGTGATCATTGCCTCCATCATCGCCCTGATCATCGCCTTTTTCATCTCCAATCGGTTGATCCAACCGATCGGCGTGCTCGCCGAAGCGGCCCGCAGTATCGCCCGGGGCAACCTGGGCCACCGGGTCACCCTGACCGGCGGCGACGAACTGGGTGAACTGGCGGCAGACTTCAATACCATGGCCGCGCGCTTGGAGGAAGACCAGCGGCTACGCCGGCAGTTGCAGGCCGATGTGGTCCATGAACTGCGCACCCCCCTCGCCGTTTGCCAGAGCCTCTTCGACGCCCTGGAAAGCGGCGTCGCGACCTGGGACAAAGAAGCGCTGACAACACTCCAGGAAGAAACGGGGCGGATGAACCGCCTTGTTCACGACCTCCATGCATTGAGCAAGGCGGAGACGAGACAACTTTCCTTCTGCAAGGAATGGCTCTATGTGGGGGACCTGTTGGAACGGCTGGAGGAATCCTTCAGCGCAGCAGCCCGGCAAAAGGGCGTCTCCTTTACCGTCACCGCAGAAAGAGAAACGGCCGGGACCCTCCTCTATGTCGATCCCGACCGCACCGTTCAGATTTTTCTTAACCTCTTGCACAACGCCCTCCGGCACACCTGCCCCGGCGGCTTCATCTCCGTCGACACCCAGGTCCGGCCGGGAGGCATCGCCATCGCCGTCCGGGACAGCGGCTGTGGCATCGCCCCGGAGCACCTGCCCCATATCTTCGACCGCTTTTACCGCATCGATGAGAGCCGGACGCGGCGCACCGGCGGATCCGGCCTCGGCCTCGCCATCGCCCGTGAATACGCGCTCTTGCAGGGCGGTTCCATCTCCGCCGACAGCGTTCCCGGTCAGGGATCGGTGTTCACTGTTTATCTGCCGACAGAGGAAGAGCCCCTCCCCCCGCAGGACCGGTGA
- a CDS encoding HelD family protein: MDKEQQRHQEELQYLAQTEQLLQTLLNRELDQLESRKEALIEARRDMWENTVHSSRDFTRLTEMNQYLVGVNQQTAGYVNTLKQVAKYKHMIGSPYFGRVDFIEDGYEEAEKIYVGLHTVMEPENHQVFVYDWRAPVSSIFYRHEPGRAAYEAPGGIIEGEVLRKRQYKIKDGQLVYFFDCNVVITDQILQEILSHNASPKMRTIVETIQKEQDRIIRDRETDLLIVQGVAGSGKTSIALHRIAYLLYEGHRSRLTSNNVLILSPNAVFSQYISHVLPELGEENVAQTTFDDIAASALAGRFAVESRAEQLEGLLQAEDSRTAFRRQRAIAFKGSRAFVTLLDRLLRHWAHRVIPFEDVFYDGVTVETRQQLKNRFLHNKIGLPMAVQLRRLEETVLKKIAPLQKRRLKRIEPIVTKSEGRDFEIKSFSRLLSMKETKALRRRLRRFTRVDYGRVYETLFAQPKLFARLARGLSFPGDMTEKEIEALIAETRDRLRRGQARYEDAAPLLYLKFRLEGASLYPEIKQVVVDEAQDYTPLQYAIFATLFKEARFTVLGDIHQSVEKEGDLGLYDEVVEILRKPQTLRLYLEKGYRSSQEISAFARQVLGKDQNGMSFERHDEAPRIVHAEDSAAMDDAAAHDAAAFVDAGFGTVAIICKSQREAAGLYDRLKDRLDVKLIQPREGWVETGISIVSAYLAKGLEFDAVIVYGADEGRYRSDLDRRLLYIACTRALHRLIVYHTGDSSPFLPGPGKAATGFI; encoded by the coding sequence ATGGACAAGGAACAACAACGCCACCAGGAAGAACTCCAGTACCTGGCGCAAACGGAGCAACTCCTCCAGACCCTTTTGAACCGCGAACTTGACCAGTTGGAAAGTCGCAAAGAAGCCCTCATCGAGGCCAGAAGGGACATGTGGGAGAACACGGTCCACTCCTCCCGCGACTTCACCCGGCTGACCGAGATGAACCAGTACCTCGTCGGCGTCAACCAGCAGACGGCCGGTTATGTGAACACGCTCAAACAGGTCGCCAAATACAAACACATGATCGGCTCGCCCTACTTCGGCCGCGTCGACTTCATCGAGGACGGATACGAGGAAGCCGAAAAGATTTATGTGGGCCTGCACACCGTCATGGAGCCGGAGAATCACCAGGTCTTCGTCTATGACTGGCGGGCGCCCGTCTCCAGCATCTTCTACCGGCATGAACCGGGACGGGCAGCCTACGAGGCTCCCGGCGGCATCATCGAAGGAGAGGTCCTCCGCAAGCGACAGTACAAGATCAAAGATGGGCAGTTGGTCTACTTCTTCGATTGCAACGTCGTGATCACCGATCAGATCCTGCAGGAAATCCTCAGCCATAACGCCTCGCCGAAGATGCGCACCATCGTCGAGACGATTCAAAAGGAGCAGGACCGGATCATCCGGGACCGCGAAACAGATCTGCTCATCGTCCAGGGCGTCGCCGGCAGCGGCAAGACCTCCATCGCCTTGCACCGCATCGCCTACCTGCTCTACGAAGGCCACCGGTCCCGCCTGACATCGAACAACGTCCTGATCCTCTCGCCCAACGCCGTCTTCAGCCAGTACATCTCCCATGTCCTGCCTGAACTCGGCGAGGAGAACGTGGCCCAGACAACCTTCGACGACATCGCCGCCTCGGCCCTGGCCGGCCGTTTTGCCGTGGAGAGCCGGGCCGAGCAGTTAGAAGGGCTCCTCCAAGCGGAAGATAGCCGCACAGCCTTCCGCCGCCAGCGCGCCATCGCCTTCAAGGGCTCCCGCGCCTTCGTCACCCTCCTCGACCGGCTGCTCCGCCACTGGGCCCACCGGGTGATCCCCTTCGAGGATGTCTTCTATGACGGCGTCACTGTAGAGACGCGGCAGCAGTTAAAAAACCGCTTCTTACACAACAAGATCGGCCTCCCCATGGCCGTCCAACTCCGCCGGCTGGAAGAAACGGTCCTGAAAAAAATCGCGCCCTTGCAAAAGCGGCGGCTGAAGCGGATCGAACCGATCGTCACCAAAAGCGAAGGCCGCGATTTTGAGATCAAATCCTTCAGCCGCCTCTTATCGATGAAAGAAACAAAGGCCTTGCGCCGCCGCCTCCGCCGGTTTACCCGTGTCGACTACGGGCGCGTCTATGAAACCCTCTTCGCCCAGCCGAAACTCTTCGCCCGCCTCGCCAGGGGACTTTCCTTCCCTGGAGACATGACGGAGAAAGAGATCGAAGCGCTGATCGCCGAGACCAGGGACAGGCTCCGCCGGGGACAAGCCCGTTATGAGGATGCCGCCCCCCTGCTCTACCTCAAGTTCCGGCTCGAAGGCGCTTCCCTCTACCCGGAAATCAAGCAGGTCGTCGTTGACGAGGCCCAGGACTACACGCCGCTGCAGTACGCCATCTTCGCTACTCTTTTTAAGGAGGCGCGCTTCACCGTCCTGGGCGACATCCACCAAAGCGTAGAAAAAGAGGGCGACCTGGGGCTCTACGACGAAGTGGTCGAGATCCTCCGGAAGCCGCAAACCCTCCGCCTTTATCTCGAGAAAGGGTACCGCTCCTCCCAGGAGATCAGCGCCTTCGCCCGGCAGGTGCTGGGAAAAGATCAGAACGGCATGTCCTTCGAACGCCACGACGAGGCGCCACGCATCGTACACGCCGAGGATAGCGCCGCCATGGATGACGCCGCGGCTCATGACGCCGCCGCCTTTGTTGACGCCGGTTTTGGGACCGTCGCCATCATCTGCAAGAGCCAGCGGGAAGCGGCAGGCCTGTATGACCGGCTGAAGGACAGGCTGGACGTGAAACTGATCCAGCCCCGCGAAGGATGGGTCGAAACAGGCATCTCCATCGTTTCCGCCTATCTCGCCAAAGGGCTCGAGTTTGACGCCGTCATCGTCTACGGCGCAGATGAAGGCCGTTACAGGAGCGACCTGGATCGGCGGCTGCTCTACATCGCCTGCACCCGGGCGTTGCATCGCCTGATCGTTTATCATACCGGCGACAGCAGCCCCTTTTTACCTGGCCCAGGGAAAGCCGCGACAGGTTTCATATAA